One Elusimicrobiota bacterium DNA window includes the following coding sequences:
- the sppA gene encoding signal peptide peptidase SppA, producing the protein MEDPNITNPTPAPAPIPSAPKPAAVSQTRIWLKAVALLYAVSLFAAFTVISRADTTKKLKSKDMDLSGLSSLMAAKKDAVAVIPIYGVITQSDSSRVWERGSQQIARKIKTMADKKEVKAILLDINSPGGSVGAVQDIYSAIMRAKRETKKPFVARFGDVSASGGYYVASACDKIVAQPGTITGSIGVIFNASNLEGLFKKIGVKSEVIKSGKFKDIGSVSREMTPEERKLLQAIIDDSYSQFVNAVAEGRKMPVEKVKLVADGRIFSGRQAVDEGLVDSLGDLPDALNLAGELSGLGKNPRIIRDTDPFEQFFSMMDSKLSFFGSAKLGEALNISPKLEFRWYGI; encoded by the coding sequence ATGGAAGACCCCAACATAACCAACCCGACCCCTGCTCCGGCCCCGATTCCTTCCGCGCCGAAGCCGGCGGCGGTTTCGCAGACCAGGATATGGTTGAAGGCAGTGGCTTTGCTTTACGCTGTTTCGCTGTTCGCCGCTTTTACGGTAATCTCAAGGGCCGACACCACGAAAAAACTCAAATCCAAGGATATGGATCTTTCCGGGCTTTCCAGCCTGATGGCGGCCAAAAAAGACGCGGTGGCCGTTATCCCCATTTACGGGGTCATTACACAGAGCGATTCCTCAAGGGTATGGGAGCGCGGCAGCCAGCAGATAGCCCGTAAAATTAAGACCATGGCCGATAAAAAAGAGGTTAAGGCCATACTGCTTGACATAAACTCGCCGGGCGGCTCGGTCGGCGCCGTTCAGGACATATATTCCGCTATCATGAGGGCCAAAAGGGAAACAAAAAAACCTTTTGTCGCCAGGTTCGGGGATGTGTCGGCTAGCGGAGGCTATTATGTGGCAAGCGCCTGCGATAAAATAGTGGCGCAGCCCGGTACCATTACGGGTTCCATCGGTGTTATTTTCAACGCCAGCAACCTGGAAGGCTTGTTTAAAAAAATCGGCGTCAAAAGCGAAGTGATAAAATCCGGCAAGTTCAAGGATATCGGCTCGGTATCAAGAGAAATGACTCCGGAGGAAAGGAAGCTTTTGCAGGCCATAATAGACGATTCTTACTCCCAGTTCGTGAACGCCGTGGCCGAAGGCAGAAAAATGCCGGTTGAGAAAGTTAAGCTTGTCGCCGACGGCAGGATTTTCAGCGGGCGTCAGGCCGTTGATGAAGGACTGGTGGATTCTTTGGGCGATCTGCCGGATGCCCTGAATCTCGCCGGCGAGCTTTCCGGCCTCGGCAAAAATCCGCGCATTATACGGGACACAGACCCTTTTGAGCAGTTCTTTTCCATGATGGACTCAAAATTGTCTTTTTTCGGCTCGGCTAAACTTGGAGAAGCGTTGAATATCTCCCCTAAACTTGAATTCCGCTGGTACGGGATATAG
- the polX gene encoding DNA polymerase/3'-5' exonuclease PolX yields MSAAPVANSEIARLFNEAAVLLELSNENIFRVRAYQKAALIIEGLTANAAELGPEKLTAIDGIGKGVAGHIAEIAKSGTFRDLEVLRKKFPRGLIEILKVQGIGAKRARLLYEKLGVDSLEKLKALALKGKIRALEGFGAKVEENILAGVQSLKAASPERMLYWPARQLALSLLERLGALGAEKAVYAGSLRRGRETVGDLDLLCAGRPDGALTAEFSKLPEAAKVLSLGPTKVSVILSAGIQCDLRVVPPEGYGAALNYFTGSKEHNIILRELALKKGLTLNEYGLFRLEDKERKRPVAAKTEQEIYSALGLKYIAPELREGRGEIELALKDKLPRLVELKDIKGDAHNHTSISDGKNSMSEMLEAAKAIGYEWIFLGDHSKSLGVVHGMDYKEYLSSKAGLLETAKRFPGLKAGRSIEMEIDKKGRLEFSDGDIKDVDLVVASVHSSMRLGEEEMTARVVAAMANPCVDAIAHPSGRLLNKREPYKINYAAVLEAARRYGTALEINGQPERQDLTDVTARMAKEAGLKLLLSSDAHSAAQLAYMEQAVIVARRAGLTKEDILNCLSFEDFCGWIRERRAGARKLP; encoded by the coding sequence ATGTCCGCCGCGCCTGTTGCCAATTCCGAAATAGCCCGGCTTTTTAACGAAGCCGCCGTGCTGCTTGAACTTTCAAACGAAAACATTTTCCGCGTCAGGGCCTATCAGAAAGCGGCCCTGATAATTGAAGGCCTTACCGCAAATGCCGCGGAACTCGGCCCGGAAAAGCTGACGGCTATTGACGGCATAGGCAAAGGCGTAGCCGGGCATATAGCCGAGATCGCCAAAAGCGGCACTTTCCGGGACCTTGAGGTTTTGAGAAAGAAATTCCCGCGCGGCCTTATTGAAATTTTAAAAGTGCAGGGCATAGGCGCTAAAAGAGCCAGACTTCTTTACGAAAAGCTGGGAGTGGACTCGCTTGAAAAACTGAAGGCGCTGGCGCTTAAAGGAAAGATCCGCGCTCTTGAAGGCTTTGGCGCCAAGGTTGAGGAAAATATCCTTGCCGGAGTTCAAAGCCTTAAGGCGGCTTCGCCGGAGCGTATGCTTTACTGGCCTGCCAGGCAGCTCGCCCTTAGCCTGCTTGAACGCCTGGGCGCCCTCGGCGCAGAAAAAGCGGTTTACGCCGGCTCTTTGCGCAGGGGCAGGGAAACGGTGGGCGACCTTGACCTGCTTTGCGCGGGCAGACCCGACGGCGCGCTTACAGCTGAATTTTCGAAATTGCCCGAGGCGGCGAAGGTTTTATCCCTGGGTCCCACAAAGGTTTCCGTAATTCTTTCCGCCGGCATTCAGTGCGACCTGCGCGTGGTGCCGCCGGAAGGTTACGGAGCGGCGCTCAATTATTTCACCGGCTCAAAAGAGCACAATATTATTTTGCGCGAGCTCGCGCTTAAAAAAGGCCTTACCCTGAACGAGTACGGTCTTTTCCGGCTGGAAGACAAGGAGCGCAAACGCCCTGTGGCCGCCAAGACCGAGCAGGAAATTTACTCCGCTCTGGGTCTTAAATATATCGCGCCTGAATTAAGGGAAGGCCGCGGCGAAATTGAGCTGGCGCTCAAGGACAAGCTGCCCAGGCTGGTTGAGCTGAAAGATATAAAGGGCGACGCGCATAACCACACCAGTATTTCAGACGGAAAGAACTCTATGTCCGAGATGCTCGAGGCGGCCAAAGCCATAGGCTATGAGTGGATCTTCCTTGGCGACCATTCAAAATCGCTGGGGGTCGTTCACGGCATGGATTACAAAGAATATCTGTCCAGTAAAGCCGGACTGCTTGAAACTGCAAAACGTTTTCCCGGGCTTAAAGCCGGGCGCTCCATAGAGATGGAGATAGACAAAAAAGGCCGGCTGGAATTTTCAGACGGGGACATAAAAGATGTGGACCTGGTGGTGGCTTCGGTGCATTCCTCCATGCGCCTCGGCGAGGAAGAAATGACCGCCAGAGTCGTTGCCGCGATGGCGAACCCCTGCGTGGACGCAATTGCCCATCCTTCGGGACGCCTGCTGAATAAACGCGAGCCGTACAAAATAAATTACGCCGCGGTTCTTGAGGCCGCCCGCCGCTATGGAACGGCTTTGGAAATAAACGGCCAGCCCGAGCGGCAGGATTTGACGGATGTAACAGCCAGAATGGCTAAAGAGGCGGGGCTGAAGCTTTTACTTTCAAGCGACGCTCATTCGGCCGCCCAGCTTGCCTACATGGAGCAGGCGGTTATTGTGGCCCGCCGCGCGGGCCTTACAAAAGAAGATATTTTAAATTGCCTGTCATTCGAGGATTTTTGCGGATGGATCCGCGAACGAAGGGCCGGAGCAAGAAAACTGCCATAA
- a CDS encoding NAD(P)H-hydrate epimerase, producing MSKIPQIKEYQGLPVVTAEKMRYLDKIVSMEYSMPELTLMENAGAAVAREALAFAKAALLKDAAGLKAAVCCGRGNNGGDGLVAARYLKAAGGVPEVFIVAPSERGYGELTVKNIERAKAEGVKITLLAKENIESLAGEFLKADILLDALLGAGSVGKPTGPVRRVIQLMNKSAKPIIAVDIPSGLSPDTGHHSGVFIIAKATFTLGFAKSGLMAAHAQPNTGEIKVLDIGYPKELVEKARG from the coding sequence ATGTCCAAAATACCCCAGATCAAAGAATACCAGGGCCTGCCGGTGGTAACGGCGGAAAAAATGAGATACCTGGATAAAATAGTCTCCATGGAATATTCCATGCCGGAGCTAACGCTTATGGAAAACGCGGGCGCCGCCGTGGCCCGTGAGGCGCTTGCTTTCGCCAAAGCGGCTCTTTTAAAGGATGCCGCCGGTCTGAAGGCCGCTGTCTGCTGCGGGCGCGGCAATAACGGCGGCGACGGGTTAGTGGCGGCGCGCTATCTTAAGGCCGCCGGCGGCGTGCCTGAGGTTTTTATAGTGGCCCCGTCCGAGCGCGGCTACGGCGAGCTGACGGTAAAAAATATTGAGCGGGCTAAAGCTGAAGGCGTAAAAATAACGCTTTTGGCAAAAGAAAATATAGAAAGTCTGGCCGGGGAATTCTTAAAGGCGGACATACTGCTTGACGCTCTTTTGGGGGCCGGCTCGGTAGGCAAACCCACAGGTCCCGTGCGCCGGGTGATACAGCTTATGAACAAGAGCGCCAAGCCTATAATAGCCGTGGATATCCCTTCGGGCTTGAGCCCCGATACCGGCCATCACAGCGGGGTTTTTATAATCGCGAAAGCCACTTTTACTCTCGGTTTCGCCAAATCCGGCCTGATGGCCGCTCACGCCCAGCCAAATACCGGCGAAATAAAAGTGCTGGACATAGGATATCCCAAAGAATTGGTTGAAAAGGCGAGGGGATAG